The DNA window TGGAGGACGCGCGATAGCGATAGCTGCCGCCGTTTGCGTCTCTAATCGGCTGGTCTTATGGTCCGGCCGATAGTGGGCCGCGGCCCTTGCGGCGTCAGTTGGAGCTTCGATGGCGGCAAACAAAATCCGAATTGGTACGCGCAAGAGCACCATGGCGCTCGCGCAAACCGAGGAAATTGCCCGCCGTTTGACCGCGGCTGCTCCCGAACTCGATGTCGAGATCGTCAAGTTCGAAACAACGGGTGATTCCGATCAGATCGGCAAGCTGCTGCCGCATGGCGGCAAGGGCGGCGCGTTTGTTGCCGAAATCCGCAGCGCTGTCCTGGCGGGCGAGTTGCACGCCGCGATGCATTCGCTCAAGGACATGCCCGGCAATGAGGATACCCCTGGGCTGGTGATCGGCGCGACCTTGGCGCGCGATCCGCCGGGCGACGTTCTGGTGCTGCGCGCCGGCCTTTCGATCGAAGAACTCAGGCAAACGCGCGGCAAGGGTTTCAAGATCGGCACCAACGCCGTGCGGCGCGCCGCCTATGCGCGGCGGCTGTTTCCGGACGTCGAGGTGATTCATTATCGCGGCGCCGCCGACACCCGCGTCCGCAAGCTCGATCGTCTGGAAATGCAGCGGTTGCCCGATGGCGGCGCGGTCGGCCCGGCCGATGCGCTGATCATGGCGCGCTCCGGGCTGGAGCGTGTCGGCCTCGCCGATCGCATTGGCTATGAATTCTCAATTCGCGAGATGCTGCCGGCGGCGGGGCAGGGGATTGTCGCGGTGGAATGCGCTGAACAGGACTGGCAGACGCGGCGGCTTCTGTCTCTGATCGACGACCCGGCCGCGCATAAAAGCGCCGATGCCGAACGCGAGGTGCTGTGGGTGCTCAATGGCCATTGCAATTCGCCGATCGCGGCATTTTCGGCGATCGATGGTTCGCAGATGTCGTTGATCGCTTCGGTGCTGGATCACGCCGGCGGCGTCTTCATCGAGGCGGCACGCTCCGGGCCGGCCGACCGGCCGCGCGAACTCGGCCGCGCGGTTGGGCTCGAACTGCTGGACAAGGGCGCGGCCGAGATCATCGAGCGCAGCCGGCCGGTGTGACGGCCTGCGCCAGCTTCGGCAAATACCGATGTCATCATCCGCGAAAGCGGATGATCCAGTATGCCGTGACCTCTCGAAACGACGCTCGCTGGTGAGTACTGGATACCCGCGTTCGCGGGTATGACGGCTCTAACCGAGGCCCTATCCCTTGTACGCCCGCACGCGCTTCAGCATCTGTTCGACATGCGCGATCGGCGTCTCCGGCTGGATGCCGTGGCCGAGGTTGAAGATCAGCCGGCCGCTGGCGTAATTCGAAAGCACATCGTCGATGGCGCGATCGAGCGCAGCACCGCCCGCGATCAGCACAAGCGGATCGAGATTGCCTTGAACGGCGACGCGGGTCTGTATTTTCTCGCGGATCAATGACGGCTCCGTCGCCCAGTCGATGCTGACGCCGTCGACGCCGGTCGCGCCGACATAGGCCGGCAGCATGGCGCCGGCGCCGCGGGGAAAGCCGATGATCTTCGCATCCGGCACCTTCGCGCGCACGCCTGCGACGATGCGCCGGGTCGGGTCGATCGACCAGCGCTCGAATTCGCGCGGCGGCAGCACGCCGGCCCAGGTGTCGAAAATTTGCAGCACGTCGGCGCCGGCCTTGAGCTGGCCCAGCAGATACTGGATCGAGTTCTCGACCAGCACGTCGATGATCGCGGCGAACGCGTCGGGATGGCGATAGGCCATCATCCGCGCCGGCGCCTGATCCGGCGTTCCCTGTCCGGCCACCATATAGGTCGCAACCGTCCACGGCGCACCGCAGAAGCCGATCAGCGCAATCTTGGGATCGAGCTCGCGGCGCACCCGCCGCAGCGCTTCATAGACCGGCTCGAGCTTGGTAAAATCCGCGTGCGCGGCCAGCGTCGCAACCTTGTCGGGCGTATCCAGCGGATCGAGCCGTGGGCCTTCGCCGGCCTCGAAGCGCACGGTGCGGCCGAGCGCGTAGGGGATGACAAGAATATCCGAGAAGATGATCGCGGCATCGAAGTTGAAGCGGCGGATCGGCTGCAGCGTGACTTCGGCGGCATATTCCGGCGTGAAGCACAGATCGAGAAAACCTCCTGCTTTGGCGCGCAATTCGCGATATTCCGGCAGATACCGGCCGGCCTGCCGCATCATCCAGATCGGCGGCACCGGCTGCCGGCGACCGGAAAGCACTTCAAGAAAGGGTTTTACGGGAGAGATTTGGGTCAAGTAGCTGTCCGCTGTCATCGAGAGGCGATATCCGGTTCCTGATACACTGTTGATGCCGGCTTGGCCAAGGCAGGAGGTGGAACCTGCAACCAGGGGGAGCGTTATCTCAGCCTGGAGGATGCCATGGTTGAGAAATTGGCTGGAAAATTCGATCCCGCGCCGCATGACA is part of the Bradyrhizobium canariense genome and encodes:
- the hemC gene encoding hydroxymethylbilane synthase, which codes for MAANKIRIGTRKSTMALAQTEEIARRLTAAAPELDVEIVKFETTGDSDQIGKLLPHGGKGGAFVAEIRSAVLAGELHAAMHSLKDMPGNEDTPGLVIGATLARDPPGDVLVLRAGLSIEELRQTRGKGFKIGTNAVRRAAYARRLFPDVEVIHYRGAADTRVRKLDRLEMQRLPDGGAVGPADALIMARSGLERVGLADRIGYEFSIREMLPAAGQGIVAVECAEQDWQTRRLLSLIDDPAAHKSADAEREVLWVLNGHCNSPIAAFSAIDGSQMSLIASVLDHAGGVFIEAARSGPADRPRELGRAVGLELLDKGAAEIIERSRPV
- the hemE gene encoding uroporphyrinogen decarboxylase — protein: MTADSYLTQISPVKPFLEVLSGRRQPVPPIWMMRQAGRYLPEYRELRAKAGGFLDLCFTPEYAAEVTLQPIRRFNFDAAIIFSDILVIPYALGRTVRFEAGEGPRLDPLDTPDKVATLAAHADFTKLEPVYEALRRVRRELDPKIALIGFCGAPWTVATYMVAGQGTPDQAPARMMAYRHPDAFAAIIDVLVENSIQYLLGQLKAGADVLQIFDTWAGVLPPREFERWSIDPTRRIVAGVRAKVPDAKIIGFPRGAGAMLPAYVGATGVDGVSIDWATEPSLIREKIQTRVAVQGNLDPLVLIAGGAALDRAIDDVLSNYASGRLIFNLGHGIQPETPIAHVEQMLKRVRAYKG